A single Carnobacterium inhibens subsp. inhibens DSM 13024 DNA region contains:
- a CDS encoding PTS lactose/cellobiose transporter subunit IIA, giving the protein MGLIIHGGNAKSDAMEAIHAAKKDDFALAAEKLESSDKSLVEAHHAQTSLLTQEASGEAMTVSLLAVHSQDHLMNAITFKDLASEVVDVYKKLAGVAID; this is encoded by the coding sequence ATGGGTTTGATTATTCATGGAGGAAATGCTAAAAGTGATGCAATGGAAGCTATTCATGCTGCAAAAAAAGATGATTTTGCATTAGCAGCTGAAAAATTGGAATCGTCAGATAAATCATTAGTTGAAGCTCATCATGCTCAAACGAGTTTGTTAACACAAGAAGCTTCTGGTGAAGCAATGACAGTTTCTTTATTAGCTGTGCACAGCCAAGATCATTTGATGAATGCTATTACATTTAAAGATCTAGCATCTGAAGTTGTAGACGTATACAAAAAACTTGCAGGAGTAGCAATCGACTAA
- a CDS encoding PTS sugar transporter subunit IIB, whose amino-acid sequence MAEKTIMLVCSAGMSTSLLVTKMQAASKAREMDTEIFAVSAAEADKHIASKNIDVLLLGPQVRFMKGQFEKKLADKNIPLDIINMQDYGKMNGENVLNQALELMK is encoded by the coding sequence ATGGCAGAAAAAACAATTATGTTAGTATGTTCAGCAGGTATGAGTACAAGTTTATTGGTGACTAAAATGCAAGCAGCTTCAAAAGCTCGTGAAATGGATACAGAAATTTTCGCAGTATCTGCAGCAGAAGCTGATAAACACATTGCAAGTAAAAACATCGACGTTCTGTTATTAGGACCTCAAGTTCGATTTATGAAAGGCCAATTTGAAAAGAAATTAGCTGACAAGAATATTCCTTTAGATATTATCAACATGCAAGATTACGGTAAAATGAACGGTGAAAATGTATTAAACCAAGCTCTTGAATTAATGAAATAA